The Microbacterium paraoxydans genome includes a window with the following:
- the cycA gene encoding D-serine/D-alanine/glycine transporter, which produces MSVTKEDTGAIRQGQTAAGGEEHLRRALSNRHIQLLAIGGAIGTGLFMGSGKTISVAGPSVIFVYMIIGFMLFFVMRAMGELLLSNLKYKSFSDFASDLLGPWAGFFTGWTYWFCWVVTGVADVIAIAGYTDALIPGIPLWIPGLLVVVILLALNLPTVAAFGEMEFWFALIKIVAIVALIVTGLVMILTGFSHDAGTASFANLWEHGGMFPHGFLGFVAGFQIAVFAFVGIELVGTAAAETKDPKRNLPKAINAIPIRVLLFYVGALIILMSVTPWTEYVAGESPFIAMFALAGLGIAATVVNLVVLTSAMSSANSGIYSTSRMVFGLAQDGDAPRFFGRLSKRRVPQNALFLSCILLLSGVVLLYAGKDIGTAFEMVTTVSAVCFMFVWTIFLCSYLVYRRRRPEKAATSAFKMPGGVFMVFVVLAFFLFILWALTTQPDTLIALLVTPIWFAILIVAWLFVRKSPHHLERHAAHIAYLRDDTIPAD; this is translated from the coding sequence ATGAGCGTGACGAAGGAAGACACGGGGGCCATCCGCCAGGGGCAGACCGCAGCCGGAGGCGAGGAGCACCTGCGGCGCGCGCTCAGCAACCGGCACATCCAGCTGCTCGCGATCGGCGGGGCGATCGGCACGGGCCTGTTCATGGGCAGCGGCAAGACGATCTCCGTCGCCGGCCCCTCCGTGATCTTCGTCTACATGATCATCGGGTTCATGCTGTTCTTCGTCATGCGGGCGATGGGCGAGCTGCTGCTGTCGAACCTCAAGTACAAGTCGTTCAGCGACTTCGCGAGCGACCTGCTCGGCCCGTGGGCGGGCTTCTTCACCGGCTGGACGTACTGGTTCTGCTGGGTGGTCACGGGCGTGGCCGACGTGATCGCGATCGCGGGGTACACCGATGCGCTCATCCCCGGCATCCCGCTGTGGATCCCCGGCCTCCTCGTGGTCGTGATCCTCCTGGCGCTCAACCTGCCCACCGTCGCGGCGTTCGGCGAGATGGAGTTCTGGTTCGCGCTCATCAAGATCGTCGCGATCGTCGCCCTCATCGTGACCGGTCTCGTCATGATCCTCACCGGCTTCTCGCACGACGCCGGCACCGCGAGCTTCGCCAACCTGTGGGAGCACGGCGGCATGTTCCCGCACGGCTTCCTCGGCTTCGTCGCCGGCTTCCAGATCGCGGTGTTCGCGTTCGTCGGGATCGAGCTCGTCGGCACGGCCGCCGCGGAGACGAAGGACCCGAAGCGCAACCTTCCTAAGGCCATCAACGCCATCCCGATCCGGGTCCTGCTGTTCTACGTGGGCGCGCTCATCATCCTCATGTCCGTCACGCCGTGGACCGAGTACGTCGCCGGCGAGAGCCCCTTCATCGCGATGTTCGCCCTCGCCGGACTGGGCATCGCCGCCACCGTCGTCAACCTCGTGGTGCTGACCTCCGCGATGTCCAGCGCGAACTCCGGCATCTACTCCACCTCGCGCATGGTCTTCGGGCTGGCGCAGGACGGCGACGCCCCCCGGTTCTTCGGCCGGCTCTCGAAGCGCCGCGTGCCGCAGAACGCCCTGTTCCTGTCCTGCATCCTGCTGCTGTCCGGCGTCGTGCTGCTCTACGCGGGCAAGGACATCGGTACGGCGTTCGAGATGGTCACCACGGTGTCGGCCGTGTGCTTCATGTTCGTGTGGACGATCTTCCTCTGCAGCTACCTCGTGTACCGGCGCCGGCGTCCGGAGAAGGCGGCGACCTCGGCGTTCAAGATGCCGGGCGGCGTGTTCATGGTGTTCGTGGTGCTCGCGTTCTTCCTGTTCATCCTCTGGGCGCTGACCACTCAGCCGGACACCCTGATCGCCCTGCTCGTGACACCGATCTGGTTCGCGATCCTCATCGTCGCCTGGCTGTTCGTGCGGAAGTCGCCGCACCACCTGGAGCGCCACGCCGCGCACATCGCGTACCTGCGCGACGACACGATCCCGGCCGACTGA
- a CDS encoding DUF2871 domain-containing protein, producing MRRLFTAAFASMLVGVASGLFYREFTKINGFPEGAPTQLGLVHTHLLVLGFVVFLVVMLLEKAFALSESRLFGWFFWTYTAGLVLTSAMLVWHGCLTVLGQESTKMIAGIAGVGHMLLAAGMVLLFLALRPRVFAPKVAAARPATLESVA from the coding sequence ATGCGCAGGCTCTTCACCGCCGCGTTCGCCTCCATGCTGGTGGGCGTCGCCTCCGGACTCTTCTACCGTGAGTTCACCAAGATCAACGGCTTCCCGGAGGGGGCGCCGACGCAGCTCGGACTCGTGCACACGCATCTGCTCGTGCTGGGCTTCGTCGTCTTCCTCGTGGTGATGCTCCTGGAGAAGGCTTTCGCGCTCTCCGAGAGCCGGCTGTTCGGCTGGTTCTTCTGGACCTACACCGCCGGGCTCGTGCTGACCTCGGCGATGCTCGTCTGGCACGGCTGCCTCACGGTGCTCGGCCAGGAGTCGACGAAGATGATCGCCGGCATCGCGGGCGTGGGGCACATGCTGCTCGCCGCCGGCATGGTGCTGCTGTTCCTCGCGCTCCGCCCCCGCGTCTTCGCCCCGAAGGTCGCGGCCGCACGGCCCGCGACCCTCGAGTCGGTCGCCTGA
- a CDS encoding IMPACT family protein, with translation MSTPHPFPATIAAAVDHELVIRKSRFLTHVAPVSTVAEAEAVIATIRKRAWDANHNCTAMVTGLHGDQARSSDDGEPSGTAGVPMLEVLRRRGLTDVVAVVTRYFGGVKLGAGGLIRAYSTAVSETLDRAALVRRAALTQATVEVPHAEAGRYDNLLRDWAASHGATLGTPTYGASAQLELWVPAAALPRLTADLAAASGGAVAPVAGIEQIVDVAD, from the coding sequence ATGTCGACACCGCACCCGTTCCCGGCGACGATCGCGGCAGCCGTCGACCACGAGCTCGTCATCCGCAAGTCGCGCTTCCTCACGCACGTCGCACCGGTGTCGACGGTGGCCGAAGCCGAAGCCGTCATCGCGACGATCCGGAAGCGCGCCTGGGACGCGAACCACAACTGCACCGCGATGGTGACCGGTCTGCACGGGGATCAGGCGCGCTCCTCGGACGACGGCGAGCCCTCCGGAACAGCCGGCGTCCCGATGCTCGAGGTCCTCCGGCGCCGCGGCCTCACGGACGTCGTCGCGGTGGTCACCCGCTACTTCGGCGGGGTGAAGCTCGGGGCGGGCGGCCTCATCCGCGCCTACTCCACCGCGGTGTCCGAGACGCTCGACCGCGCCGCACTCGTCCGTCGCGCGGCGCTCACCCAGGCGACCGTCGAGGTCCCGCACGCCGAGGCCGGCCGCTACGACAACCTGCTCCGCGACTGGGCGGCGTCCCACGGGGCCACGCTCGGCACGCCGACCTACGGGGCCTCCGCCCAGCTGGAGCTGTGGGTACCCGCCGCCGCGCTTCCGCGTCTGACCGCCGACCTCGCCGCCGCGTCCGGGGGCGCCGTGGCCCCGGTGGCCGGGATCGAGCAGATCGTCGACGTCGCGGACTGA
- a CDS encoding response regulator, translating to MTPVRILLVDDHPIVRAGVRSLFDRRDDAEVVGEAASGEEAVVLARHLRPDVVLCDLRLGAGMDGVQTTAALRALDPAPAVLILTTFDRDAQILGAIEAGAAGYLLKDIDPEDIVRAVRQAASGGQALTPELTARVGRALRAPRVQLTGRELDVLRLLDTGASNREIAKALFVTEATVKTHLVHVFEKLGADSRAKAVAIARESGLL from the coding sequence GTGACCCCTGTACGGATCCTGCTCGTCGACGACCACCCCATCGTGCGCGCCGGCGTGCGCTCGTTGTTCGACCGCCGCGACGACGCCGAGGTCGTGGGCGAGGCCGCGTCGGGGGAGGAGGCGGTCGTCCTCGCCCGGCACCTCCGTCCCGACGTCGTCCTCTGCGATCTGCGGCTGGGGGCGGGCATGGACGGCGTGCAGACGACGGCGGCGCTCCGGGCGCTCGACCCGGCCCCGGCGGTGCTCATCCTCACGACGTTCGACCGCGACGCCCAGATCCTCGGCGCGATCGAGGCGGGGGCGGCGGGGTACCTGCTCAAGGACATCGACCCGGAGGACATCGTCCGGGCCGTGCGACAGGCCGCGTCGGGCGGGCAGGCGCTGACGCCGGAGCTCACGGCGCGCGTCGGCCGCGCCCTCCGCGCCCCGCGGGTGCAGCTCACGGGGCGCGAGCTCGACGTGCTGCGGCTGCTCGACACCGGGGCCTCGAACCGGGAGATCGCGAAGGCGCTGTTCGTCACGGAGGCGACGGTGAAGACCCACCTCGTGCACGTCTTCGAGAAGCTCGGGGCCGACAGCCGCGCGAAGGCGGTCGCGATCGCCAGGGAGTCCGGTCTGCTCTGA
- a CDS encoding AMP-binding protein — MSRRATPATEAIRGMRDLLFTHATDYDAARREFAWPDPTAFNFALEWFDVVAGENPDRPAVQIVEADLSLRSWTYGELSARSDQVAAWLRGLGIGRGDHVIVMLNNTIELWEVMLAITKLGAVSIPTSTLLSASDLAYRIEHGRAGAVVTLGTLADRLEGIDPAVLRIGVGASLPADWKRFADAAATTEEFVPDGPTPAGDTALLYFTSGTTNRPKLVQHTHVSYPVGHLSTMWWLGVRPDDVHLNISSPGWAKHAWSSFYSPFLAEATVFVYNYDRFDANTLMEVMDTHHVSTFCAPPTVWRMLIQADLSRLGHPPRELVGAGEPLNPEVIDRVREAWGGTIRDGFGQTEMTACIGNSPGQTVKVGSMGRPLPGYPVVLLDPSTGEVVEDEGEIALDLAQPPLGLMAGYYDDPEKTAESRAGGFHHTGDIAVRDADGYLTYIGRSDDVFKASDYKISPFELESVLLEHDLVVEAAVIPSPDPTRLAVPKAYVCLTPDAGADEAAAARAVFGYAHERLSSHLWVRIIEFVPELPKTISGKIRRVELRARESARVAAGDEARQHRDRDYR; from the coding sequence ATGAGCCGTCGTGCCACCCCCGCCACCGAAGCGATCCGCGGGATGAGGGACCTCCTCTTCACGCACGCCACGGACTACGACGCCGCGCGCCGCGAGTTCGCCTGGCCCGACCCGACCGCCTTCAACTTCGCGCTCGAGTGGTTCGACGTCGTCGCCGGGGAGAACCCCGACCGTCCGGCCGTGCAGATCGTCGAGGCCGACCTCAGCCTCCGCTCCTGGACGTACGGCGAGCTCTCCGCCCGGTCCGACCAGGTCGCCGCCTGGTTGCGCGGCCTCGGCATCGGCCGGGGCGACCACGTGATCGTCATGCTCAACAACACGATCGAGCTGTGGGAGGTGATGCTCGCGATCACGAAGCTGGGCGCGGTGTCGATCCCGACCTCGACGCTGCTGTCGGCCTCCGACCTCGCGTACCGCATCGAGCACGGCCGCGCCGGCGCCGTCGTCACCCTCGGCACCCTGGCCGACCGCCTCGAGGGGATCGACCCCGCGGTACTGCGCATCGGCGTGGGCGCGTCGCTGCCTGCCGACTGGAAGCGGTTCGCGGACGCCGCCGCCACCACGGAGGAGTTCGTTCCGGACGGCCCGACGCCCGCCGGCGACACGGCCCTGCTGTACTTCACGTCCGGCACGACGAACCGCCCGAAGCTCGTGCAGCACACCCACGTCTCCTACCCGGTCGGCCACCTCTCCACGATGTGGTGGCTCGGCGTACGCCCGGACGACGTGCACCTCAACATCTCCTCCCCCGGGTGGGCCAAGCACGCCTGGTCGAGCTTCTACTCGCCGTTCCTGGCCGAGGCGACGGTGTTCGTCTACAACTACGACCGCTTCGACGCGAACACGCTCATGGAGGTCATGGACACCCATCACGTCTCGACGTTCTGCGCCCCGCCCACCGTCTGGCGCATGCTCATCCAGGCCGACCTCTCCCGGCTCGGGCACCCTCCGCGCGAGCTCGTCGGCGCCGGCGAGCCGCTGAATCCCGAGGTCATCGACCGGGTGCGCGAAGCATGGGGCGGCACGATCCGCGACGGCTTCGGGCAGACGGAGATGACCGCCTGCATCGGCAACTCCCCGGGGCAGACGGTCAAGGTGGGATCGATGGGCCGTCCGCTGCCCGGGTACCCGGTCGTGCTGCTCGATCCGTCGACGGGCGAGGTCGTGGAGGACGAGGGCGAGATCGCGCTCGACCTCGCCCAGCCGCCACTCGGCCTCATGGCGGGGTACTACGACGATCCGGAGAAGACCGCGGAGTCGCGGGCCGGGGGCTTCCATCACACCGGAGACATCGCCGTGCGCGACGCCGACGGCTACCTGACCTACATCGGACGCTCCGACGACGTGTTCAAGGCCTCCGACTACAAGATCTCGCCGTTCGAGCTCGAGTCCGTGCTGCTGGAGCACGACCTCGTCGTCGAAGCGGCCGTCATCCCCAGCCCCGACCCCACGCGCCTGGCGGTCCCGAAGGCGTACGTGTGCCTGACGCCGGACGCGGGCGCGGACGAGGCCGCCGCCGCGCGCGCCGTGTTCGGCTACGCGCACGAACGGCTGTCCTCGCACCTGTGGGTGCGGATCATCGAGTTCGTGCCCGAGCTGCCGAAGACGATCTCCGGGAAGATCCGCCGCGTCGAGCTGCGGGCACGCGAGAGCGCCCGCGTGGCCGCGGGCGACGAGGCGCGGCAGCACCGCGACCGCGACTACCGCTGA
- a CDS encoding Lrp/AsnC family transcriptional regulator encodes MAKAQLDEIDLELLAALSRDAAVTNKALAHRLGLAESTCAHRIRGLRERGVIRDTRVRLDGSALGYPLQAIIKVRLAHHTGPKVTALFDALVAIPRVLQVFHVAGVDDFLVHVAVQDATALRDIVLEHITVHPVVRGTETQLVFELRDGTGFLPR; translated from the coding sequence TTGGCGAAAGCGCAACTCGACGAGATCGACCTGGAGCTGCTCGCCGCCCTGAGCCGCGATGCGGCCGTCACCAACAAGGCTCTGGCCCACCGCCTCGGACTCGCGGAATCCACCTGCGCCCACCGGATCCGCGGCCTGCGCGAGCGCGGAGTCATCCGCGACACGCGCGTCCGCCTCGACGGCTCCGCTCTCGGCTACCCCCTGCAGGCGATCATCAAGGTCCGCCTCGCGCATCACACCGGGCCCAAGGTCACGGCGCTCTTCGACGCGCTCGTCGCGATCCCCCGCGTGCTCCAGGTGTTCCACGTCGCCGGGGTGGACGACTTCCTCGTGCACGTGGCCGTCCAGGACGCGACCGCCCTCCGCGACATCGTGCTCGAGCACATCACCGTCCACCCCGTCGTCCGCGGCACCGAGACCCAGCTCGTGTTCGAGCTCCGCGACGGCACGGGTTTCCTCCCCCGCTGA
- a CDS encoding J domain-containing protein: MFDSPLSASPYEILGVDPAVDDAELRRAYRLRLRQTHPDTGGDAAVFIQVQRAWELIGTAEDRAAYDRRAGLTDDGGEWSGWRPPTVRTDTRPRARSYGHPGGWRRERYLSLIREWAGHGVEVPDPYAPALVRAAPRELRRLLADALAEEATARTVSDLGMGFTVWHDVAAGQTPEDKLDHVVLSPSGLYGVMSEDFGGVVGFRRGEITGPSLGTRAPVTAALARMRAVAKAAKVKFGGAIVVLPDDDLAQAVTPLGSNRGVPVVVVRRSALAMVLRQGVPGARAIGGNELFDVRTRLQQTVRFV, encoded by the coding sequence ATGTTCGACAGTCCGCTCTCGGCCTCGCCGTACGAGATCCTCGGCGTGGATCCGGCCGTCGACGACGCCGAGCTCCGGCGGGCGTATCGGCTGCGACTGCGGCAGACCCACCCCGACACCGGCGGCGACGCGGCCGTGTTCATCCAGGTCCAGCGCGCGTGGGAGCTCATCGGCACTGCAGAGGACCGCGCCGCGTACGACCGCCGCGCGGGCCTGACCGACGACGGCGGCGAATGGAGCGGCTGGCGTCCCCCGACGGTGCGCACCGACACCCGGCCGCGCGCCCGCTCCTACGGACACCCCGGGGGCTGGCGCCGCGAACGCTACCTCTCCCTGATCCGCGAGTGGGCGGGTCACGGGGTCGAGGTCCCCGATCCGTACGCCCCGGCCCTCGTCCGCGCCGCCCCGCGGGAGCTCCGCCGGCTGCTCGCCGACGCGCTCGCGGAGGAGGCCACGGCCCGCACGGTCTCCGACCTCGGCATGGGCTTCACGGTCTGGCACGACGTCGCCGCAGGACAGACCCCCGAGGACAAGCTCGACCACGTGGTGCTCAGTCCCTCCGGCCTCTACGGCGTCATGTCCGAGGACTTCGGCGGGGTCGTGGGGTTCCGCCGCGGGGAGATCACCGGCCCGAGCCTCGGCACGCGGGCCCCGGTCACCGCGGCTCTCGCCCGGATGCGCGCGGTGGCGAAGGCCGCGAAGGTGAAGTTCGGCGGGGCGATCGTGGTGCTGCCCGACGACGACCTCGCCCAGGCGGTCACCCCGCTCGGCAGCAACCGCGGGGTCCCGGTCGTGGTGGTGCGGCGCAGCGCGCTGGCGATGGTCCTGCGGCAGGGCGTCCCCGGGGCGCGGGCCATCGGCGGCAACGAGCTGTTCGATGTCCGCACCCGTCTGCAGCAGACGGTCCGCTTCGTCTGA
- a CDS encoding MATE family efflux transporter, protein MATTLTTGRPWRVILAFSIPLLLGNVVQQLYQFADAIVVGRHLGVQSLAAVGATGSLLFLLLGFAWGLTSGFAIPIAQAFGARDDAAVRRSVATGVLLSGITSVVLTVVAPLIAGPILALLQTPPELMAEATVFTQISFLGAGATMFFNYLSAIIRAIGDSKTPLVFLTVSCALNVGLVVLMVGPLEWGVAGAALATVVAQAVSVILCLEFVRRRLPMLHLRRSDWRISRTDIADHLRLGLPMGFQASIIAIGTLTVQVALNTLGADAVAAYTTASRVDSLAVALLSSLGLAVSMYAAQNHGGRRPDRIRRGVVEATWMAVAAAIVLGGLLIAFGAPMVRLFVGDGSDDVVDMAHRMLIINGCGYWALGMLFVLRGALQGLGHTLVPTVTGVIELVMRVVAAVVLGAMIGFDGVALSNPLAWVGAIVLLVPAYVKAHRALATQPVAPAEATETSAIAIVGPTDGSMVVDAVVTRPVRVVRPRRLRWPVRR, encoded by the coding sequence ATGGCCACCACCCTCACCACGGGCCGTCCGTGGCGCGTCATCCTCGCCTTCTCGATCCCGCTGCTGCTCGGCAACGTCGTGCAGCAGCTCTACCAGTTCGCCGACGCGATCGTCGTCGGACGCCATCTCGGCGTCCAGTCCCTCGCCGCCGTCGGCGCGACGGGCAGCCTGCTCTTCCTCCTCCTCGGCTTCGCCTGGGGTCTCACGAGCGGCTTCGCGATCCCCATCGCCCAGGCCTTCGGTGCGCGCGACGACGCCGCCGTGCGCCGCTCGGTCGCCACGGGCGTGCTCCTCAGCGGCATCACGAGCGTGGTCCTCACGGTGGTCGCGCCGCTCATCGCCGGGCCGATCCTCGCACTGCTGCAGACGCCGCCCGAGCTCATGGCCGAGGCGACGGTGTTCACGCAGATCAGCTTCCTCGGCGCGGGCGCGACGATGTTCTTCAACTACCTCTCCGCCATCATCCGCGCCATCGGCGACTCGAAGACCCCGCTGGTGTTCCTCACGGTCTCCTGTGCGCTCAACGTCGGCCTCGTGGTGCTCATGGTCGGTCCGCTGGAGTGGGGCGTCGCGGGTGCCGCACTCGCCACCGTGGTCGCACAGGCCGTCTCGGTGATCCTCTGCCTGGAGTTCGTGCGCCGGCGGCTGCCCATGCTGCACCTGCGTCGTTCGGACTGGCGCATCTCCCGCACGGACATCGCCGACCACCTGCGCCTCGGCCTGCCCATGGGCTTCCAGGCCTCGATCATCGCGATCGGGACCCTCACGGTGCAGGTCGCCCTCAACACGCTCGGCGCCGACGCGGTCGCGGCCTACACGACGGCGTCCCGCGTGGACAGCCTGGCGGTCGCCCTGCTCTCCTCGCTCGGGCTCGCCGTGTCGATGTACGCGGCGCAGAACCACGGCGGCCGCCGCCCCGACCGCATCCGGCGCGGTGTGGTCGAGGCCACCTGGATGGCGGTCGCCGCGGCGATCGTCCTCGGCGGGCTGCTCATCGCGTTCGGCGCGCCGATGGTCCGGCTGTTCGTCGGCGACGGCTCGGACGACGTCGTCGACATGGCGCACCGCATGCTCATCATCAACGGCTGCGGCTACTGGGCGCTCGGCATGCTCTTCGTGCTCCGCGGCGCGCTGCAGGGGCTCGGCCACACGCTGGTGCCGACGGTCACCGGCGTGATCGAGCTCGTGATGCGCGTCGTCGCCGCGGTCGTCCTCGGGGCGATGATCGGGTTCGACGGCGTGGCCCTCAGCAACCCGCTCGCCTGGGTGGGCGCGATCGTGCTCCTCGTGCCGGCCTACGTCAAGGCGCATCGCGCGCTCGCGACGCAACCCGTGGCCCCGGCCGAGGCCACGGAGACCTCCGCGATCGCGATCGTCGGCCCCACCGACGGCTCGATGGTGGTCGACGCGGTCGTCACCCGCCCGGTCCGCGTCGTGCGCCCCCGCCGGCTGCGGTGGCCGGTCCGGCGCTGA
- a CDS encoding sensor histidine kinase — MPTGDTAATDHPGGRSGARTRSWGRLVTSLRIGQAVITVVLTVVGVVRSLADGVPVPWLLATALAFLGWYGGGLLLSSRTDDRALAAGWLLGLTAIWLGAVALSPEFVWLAFSLWLLAGFLLRLRWAVLLSVLILAVVIVAPLLHTGTTTYANVIGPLVGGIFALGISRGYLELVRDGRERRRLIASLVATQQEMAALQDELARTQRESGAAAERTRVSRDIHDTVAQSLSSIVLLARSAAEHEDGRERALGQIGALAAEGLADARRIVDDLMPAELDGSALSDALARMLERLTAETGIAATFHADDLPALGLDAEVALLRTAQSALANVRSHAGATRVVVTLADAGDAVRLDVVDDGRGFDPSRLDSAGPGGGYGLRSMRARLRELGGGLDVESAPGDGTALSAHLPLGGRS; from the coding sequence ATGCCGACCGGAGACACCGCCGCGACCGACCACCCCGGTGGGCGGTCGGGAGCACGCACGCGCTCCTGGGGGCGCCTGGTCACGTCGCTCCGCATCGGCCAGGCCGTCATCACGGTCGTGCTCACCGTCGTCGGCGTCGTCCGCTCCCTCGCCGACGGGGTCCCGGTGCCGTGGCTGCTCGCGACCGCCCTCGCCTTCCTCGGCTGGTACGGCGGCGGACTCCTGCTCTCCTCCCGCACGGACGACCGGGCGCTCGCCGCCGGCTGGCTGCTGGGGCTCACGGCCATCTGGCTGGGGGCGGTGGCGCTGTCGCCGGAGTTCGTCTGGCTGGCGTTCTCGCTGTGGCTGCTCGCCGGCTTCCTGCTGCGACTGCGATGGGCTGTGCTGCTCAGCGTCCTCATCCTCGCCGTCGTGATCGTCGCGCCGCTGCTGCACACCGGGACGACCACCTACGCGAACGTGATCGGGCCGCTGGTGGGCGGCATCTTCGCCCTCGGGATCTCCCGCGGCTACCTGGAGCTCGTCCGCGACGGGCGGGAGCGGCGGCGACTCATCGCGTCCCTCGTCGCGACGCAGCAGGAGATGGCGGCCCTCCAGGACGAGCTCGCCCGGACCCAGCGGGAGTCCGGCGCCGCCGCCGAGCGCACCAGGGTGTCGCGCGACATCCACGACACGGTCGCCCAGAGCCTGTCCTCCATCGTCCTGCTGGCGCGGTCGGCGGCCGAGCACGAGGACGGCCGGGAGCGGGCGCTCGGGCAGATCGGGGCGCTCGCCGCGGAAGGGCTCGCCGACGCCCGACGCATCGTCGACGACCTCATGCCCGCCGAGCTGGACGGCTCCGCGCTGAGCGACGCCCTTGCCCGGATGCTCGAGCGCCTGACCGCCGAGACCGGGATCGCGGCCACCTTCCATGCCGACGATCTGCCCGCACTCGGCCTCGATGCCGAGGTCGCCCTGCTGCGGACGGCGCAGTCCGCGCTCGCCAACGTGCGCAGCCACGCCGGCGCCACTCGGGTGGTGGTGACCCTCGCGGACGCCGGCGACGCGGTGCGGCTGGACGTGGTCGACGACGGTCGCGGCTTCGACCCGTCGCGGCTGGACTCGGCGGGGCCCGGCGGCGGCTACGGCCTGCGGTCGATGCGCGCCCGACTGCGCGAGCTCGGCGGCGGTCTCGACGTGGAGAGCGCCCCCGGCGACGGCACCGCGCTGTCGGCCCACCTGCCCCTCGGAGGCCGGTCGTGA
- a CDS encoding Fur family transcriptional regulator, giving the protein METELDSALRDAGLRATAGRVAVLEALGSMAHTDAERVYRAVSDVLPTTSIQSVHNILADLTTAGLIRRIEPAGSAALYERRIDDNHHHVVCTSCGAVGDVDCVVGEAPCLTPSSTGGFTVQTAEVTFWGLCPSCQNAA; this is encoded by the coding sequence ATGGAGACGGAACTCGACTCGGCGTTGCGCGACGCCGGGCTGCGTGCGACTGCGGGCCGCGTCGCCGTTCTCGAGGCTCTCGGCTCCATGGCCCACACGGATGCGGAGCGGGTGTACCGCGCCGTGTCCGACGTGCTTCCGACCACGTCGATCCAGTCGGTGCACAACATCCTCGCGGACCTGACGACGGCGGGCCTCATCCGCCGGATCGAACCGGCAGGCTCCGCGGCGCTGTACGAGCGGCGCATCGACGACAACCACCACCATGTCGTCTGCACCTCCTGCGGTGCGGTCGGCGATGTGGACTGCGTCGTCGGCGAGGCGCCGTGTCTCACCCCGTCCTCGACGGGGGGCTTCACCGTGCAGACAGCTGAAGTCACCTTCTGGGGCCTCTGCCCCAGCTGCCAGAACGCCGCGTAG